The Rhinoderma darwinii isolate aRhiDar2 chromosome 8, aRhiDar2.hap1, whole genome shotgun sequence genome has a window encoding:
- the GPR173 gene encoding putative G-protein coupled receptor 173: protein MANGSESEELSGSLTQSTAISTHLKLVLLGFIICASLAGNLLVSLLVLKDRSLHKAPYYFLLDLCLADAVRSSACFPFVLLSIRNGSAWAYSLLSCKVVAFMAVLFCFHASFMLFCISVTRYMAIAHHRFYSKRMTLWTCIAVICMVWTLSVAMAFPPVFDVGTYKFIREEDQCIFEHRYFKANDTLGFMLMLAVLIVATHIVYAKLLLFEYRHRKMKPVQMVPAISQNWTFHGPGATGQAAANWIAGFGRGPMPPTLLGIRQNTHTANRRLLGMDEFKSEKRLGRMFYGITLSFLVLWSPYIVACYWRVFVKTCSIPHRYLSTAVWMTFTQAGVNPIMCFLLNKDLKSCLQLHIPCWRTKALLPREPYCVM, encoded by the coding sequence ATGGCTAATGGCAGTGAGTCTGAGGAGCTGTCTGGCTCTCTTACCCAGTCAACAGCAATCTCGACCCATCTCAAACTAGTGTTACTGGGTTTCATTATATGTGCCAGTCTAGCAGGCAACCTACTGGTTTCTCTGCTAGTGCTAAAAGACCGCTCCTTGCACAAGGCTCCTTACTACTTCTTGTTGGATCTTTGTCTTGCTGATGCTGTCAGATCATCTGCCTGTTTTCCATTTGTCCTACTTTCCATCCGCAATGGTTCAGCCTGGGCCTACAGCCTATTAAGCTGCAAGGTTGTAGCGTTCATGGCAGTTCTTTTTTGCTTTCATGCCTCATTCATGCTTTTCTGCATCAGTGTTACTCGCTACATGGCCATTGCCCATCACCGATTCTATTCCAAGAGAATGACGCTTTGGACGTGCATTGCAGTTATCTGCATGGTCTGGACACTCTCAGTTGCTATGGCCTTTCCACCAGTCTTTGACGTGGGTACTTACAAATTCATCCGTGAAGAGGACCAGTGCATATTTGAGCATCGATACTTCAAAGCCAATGACACCCTTGGATTTATGCTCATGCTGGCGGTGCTCATCGTTGCTACTCATATCGTCTATGCCAAACTACTCCTCTTTGAGTACCGCCATCGTAAAATGAAGCCTGTGCAGATGGTGCCAGCCATCAGCCAAAACTGGACATTCCATGGGCCAGGAGCTACAGGGCAGGCGGCTGCCAACTGGATTGCTGGATTTGGAAGGGGGCCAATGCCACCTACTTTGCTGGGTATACGTCAAAACACCCACACTGCCAACAGGCGTCTATTGGGGATGGATGAGTTTAAAAGTGAGAAGAGGTTGGGTCGGATGTTTTATGGAATAACCCTGAGCTTTTTGGTGCTTTGGTCACCTTATATTGTGGCCTGTTACTGGAGGGTGTTTGTCAAAACCTGTAGCATCCCTCATCGCTACTTGTCCACTGCAGTGTGGATGACTTTTACTCAGGCTGGGGTAAACCCTATAATGTGTTTTCTACTCAATAAAGACCTGAAAAGCTGTCTTCAGCTCCACATCCCCTGCTGGAGGACGAAAGCCTTGTTACCCAGGGAGCCTTACTGTGTGATGTAA